The Acetomicrobium flavidum genome window below encodes:
- a CDS encoding sigma-70 family RNA polymerase sigma factor has translation MTKRPTREAVDKIWQQYIATKSGELKEEIVRIHLPLVRYVANRMSVVIPVGLSQDDLLSFGVMGLLDAIDRYDPSRGVSFNTFAFPRIRGAILDELRRYDWFSRSARDKIQRLEKAIEILAEQGNKIDDEELMKKLGMDEKELKELYELMSRSFVISLDEVISLEEGEVERGALIPDSSPSPEEVAESNDEHEKLKSALEKLPQKEKLVLSLYYYEGLTFKEIGEALGVTESRVSQIHGKALTSLKVMLKTEDQKII, from the coding sequence TTGACCAAAAGGCCAACAAGGGAAGCCGTGGATAAAATTTGGCAACAATATATTGCTACCAAATCAGGCGAGCTAAAGGAAGAAATTGTTCGCATCCACCTTCCATTGGTTCGTTATGTGGCCAATAGGATGTCGGTAGTGATACCGGTAGGCCTAAGCCAGGACGACCTTCTGAGCTTTGGCGTGATGGGGTTATTGGATGCCATCGATAGATATGATCCTTCCCGCGGGGTATCATTTAATACCTTTGCCTTTCCGCGAATTCGGGGAGCTATCCTTGACGAGCTAAGGCGATATGATTGGTTTTCGAGAAGCGCTCGCGATAAAATTCAGCGCCTGGAAAAGGCCATTGAAATCTTGGCGGAACAGGGAAACAAGATTGACGATGAAGAACTAATGAAAAAGCTTGGAATGGACGAAAAAGAATTGAAGGAGCTTTACGAGCTCATGAGTCGCAGTTTTGTAATCTCTCTCGATGAGGTAATTTCCTTGGAAGAAGGAGAAGTTGAAAGGGGAGCGCTGATACCTGACTCCTCGCCCAGCCCGGAGGAAGTGGCGGAGAGCAACGATGAACATGAGAAGTTGAAGAGTGCTCTGGAAAAATTGCCTCAAAAAGAAAAGCTGGTATTATCGCTTTATTATTACGAAGGACTCACCTTTAAGGAGATTGGCGAGGCACTTGGCGTCACTGAATCAAGGGTATCTCAAATTCACGGCAAAGCTTTGACTTCATTGAAGGTGATGCTCAAGACGGAGGACCAAAAAATTATATGA